One part of the Ranitomeya imitator isolate aRanImi1 chromosome 10, aRanImi1.pri, whole genome shotgun sequence genome encodes these proteins:
- the LOC138650910 gene encoding free fatty acid receptor 2-like, translating to MAPAAEERYLYLAIYVITIATGFPANLLALHAFIRKLRINATPNAVLLFNLTISDLSFLTFLPFKVTEVFQGQWSMPSFLCPLSGLFYFSTIYSSTLFLTAVSVERYLGVAFPLKYKLYRKPSYAVAISGFLWVCSFAHCSIVYVTEYHQASNISSDRFVCYDNFTEKQLEVLLPFRLELSLLLFCLPFFITCFCYGSFIRILISSPHIHKDKKQRAIGLVLTTLCVFAICFAPYNVSHLVGFVKKENLKWREKALLLSTFNASLDPVIFYFSSTAVQHSCKRCLMRLHVCHPSPALHRIMDKQSIKLGPAQASDSFKD from the coding sequence ATGGCGCCAGCAGCAGAAGAAAGATACTTGTACTTGGCGATATACGTTATAACGATCGCCACGGGATTTCCTGCCAACCTCCTTGCCCTTCACGCATTCATTAGGAAGCTACGCATCAACGCCACCCCCAACGCCGTTCTGCTTTTCAACTTGACTATATCTGACCTATCGTTCCTGACATTCCTCCCGTTCAAAGTTACGGAGGTCTTCCAAGGTCAATGGTCAATGCCATCGTTCCTCTGTCCACTCAGTGGTCTCTTCTACTTCAGCACCATCTACTCCAGCACGTTGTTCCTCACCGCGGTCAGCGTGGAGAGGTACCTCGGAGTGGCCTTCCCTCTCAAGTACAAACTCTACCGTAAGCCAAGTTACGCTGTAGCAATTAGCGGCTTCCTATGGGTCTGCTCATTTGCCCATTGTAGCATTGTCTATGTGACCGAGTACCACCAAGCTTCCAACATCAGTAGTGATCGGTTTGTTTGCTATGATAACTTCACCGAGAAGCAGTTGGAAGTTCTTCTACCATTTCGTCTAGAGCTGAGTCTCCTCCTGTTCTGCCTCCCCTTCTTTATAACCTGTTTCTGCTATGGAAGCTTCATCAGGATCCTCATATCTTCTCCGCACATCCACAAGGACAAGAAGCAGAGAGCTATTGGCTTGGTACTTACCACGCTCTGTGTTTTTGCAATATGTTTTGCCCCTTACAACGTCTCTCATTTGGTTGGATTTGTAAAGAAGGAGAATTTAAAGTGGAGGGAAAAGGCTTTACTCTTAAGTACGTTCAACGCGAGTCTAGACCCGGTCATCTTCTACTTCTCCTCCACCGCCGTCCAGCACTCTTGCAAACGCTGCTTGATGAGGTTACACGTTTGCCATCCCAGTCCAGCTCTACATAGAATAATGGACAAGCAAAGCATAAAACTGGGTCCTGCACAGGCTTCAGACAGCTTTAAGGACTGA